The genomic window GTCTTGATGGCCAGGTAAATAATCTCCAAAAGATGTAATCTTCTGGAATCCAACTTCGGTCATAAGTCGGTTTACGTAGCTTTGCCTTAGGGGGAACATATTCAAGTGATAAGTGCTGCCATCACTGAAGGAATATTGCAAACGCGCTAACCCTTCATCAACATGCTCAGGGCTGACATTGACATCCTTCCCGCAATAAACATTTCCCTTCCCAGAACGTATCGCTACACCTTGATCGAGAAGTCGGTCATAGTTTCGGTGGTCAAGAATCAGGATTCCATTATGCTTAAGTACTGCGTAATATTCAGCTAGAGCCTTGCGTCGATCATGCTCTCGAAATAGGTGGGTAAAGGAATTGCCCAGACAGATGACAGCATCAAATTCGCCATGAATATCTCTATTTAGAAAGCGCCAATCAGCCTGAGCAGTGCGTAATAACTGACCATGATCACGAGCATTCTGAAAGGCCCTCGCCAACATATTAGGGCTTCCGTCTGCACTGATGACATCAAACCCTTCCTTCAACAAACTAACCGAATGAAATCCCGTTCCGGTAGCAACGTCGAGCACGGAACGTGCGCCATGTTCACGAAGGATTCGAATATAAAAATCCCCTTCAGCTTCGGACCTCGCCTTCCAATCAATCAGTCGATCCCATCTGTCTGTGAAATCCTCAACATATTCCTGCTGATAATGGTCTGTATCACGTACTTGCTCCGGTTTATCACCAAAGTTTTGCAGATCGTCTTGGCAGGGTTTTTGCGAATGTTGAGTCAAAGTCATGCAGATTCAAACTTCCCGAAGATTTTTTTGATGCGCCATATCTTTGAGGTCGGGAAAGGCCCGAATCAGCTAGAAAGGCATTGGTCTGAGCATGGCTGCGTTACAGCTTATGCAATTCCCATTCGCAATCATAGCGAATGATTCTATGGATGTCTGTTAATCAAAATCTACTGACATCACATCAGTTCCCTTAACGCCTAAAAATTCATCAAATCCCTTTGGCAATAAGTGCTTTCAGCCGATGATTCAAGATAGACAATTCATTTGACTTCATAGGTGCCATGGTACGGCCTGCAAGCAGTCATAGTCTGTAAATACAGTCGATGTCAGACATGACGCCCCGGATCAGCATCGACCAAGTCTGGAAGGTGTTTGGTGAGCATCCTGAACGTGCGTTTGACGATCACTGTCAAAGCATGGATGCGGAGCAACTCCATAATCAAACCGGTCTTAAGGCTGCCGTACGCGATGTAACGCTGTCGATCTCTAGTGGCGAGATTTTTGTGGTGATGGGCCTTTCGGGTTCAGGAAAGTCCACGCTGCTACGCATGATCAATGGCCTAATCCTTCCAACTGGCGGTCAGGTTTCCGTTGACGGCAAGCCGATCACTCAGTTGGCAGCTGCTGAACTGCAAAAGCTTCGCAGCAACAAAATGGCCATGGTTTTCCAATCTTTTGCGCTCTTCCCCCAGCGAACCGCACTTGAGAATGCGGCCTTCGGCCTTGAGGTTGCGGGAGTTCCTCGACAAAAAAGGCTGGAAAAGGCCAGGGAAGCACTTGAGCGTGTTGGTCTTGGTAAGGATCTCGACAGGCTGCCTCAACAGCTCTCTGGCGGCATGCAACAGAGAGTTGGCCTGGCCAGAGCCCTGGCACTTGATCCTCCAATCCTGCTCATGGATGAGGCCTTCTCTGCTCTTGATCCTCTGATTCGGCGCGAGATGCAAGAACAACTGCTGGAACTTCAGGCAGAGAGTCCCCGCACGATCGTCTTTATTTCCCATGATCTAGACGAAGCTGTAAGGCTTGGTGATCGCATCGCTCTAATGAAAGAAGGCAAAGTTCTGCAATGTGGAACGCCACGTGAGCTGCTCTGCAAACCCGCCAATGAGCAAGTTCGTCATTTCTTCCAAGATGTTGATGCTGCCTCTGTGATCACTGTTGATACCGTTGCCGAATCACCCGCTCGCCTAATCAATCAATCAGATTTGCGGCAGCTGCAGATAGAAGGAGTTACAGCAATAGAAGCACCGACGTACATCGTGGACGATCGAAAAATCTTCAAAGGTGTTCTTCAAAAGAACGGCAAAATCATTCCAGCTGAAACTGGTCCAGCTCTCATCGCCGAGACCACCATTCGCGATGCCATGAAATCTGTGGCCAACGCCCCGTATCCAGTTCCAGTGATTGGATCAGATCAGCGCCTCATTGGCGTGATGAGTCCACGTCGACTTTTGCGCTCGATGATCCTGAGATGATGGATGTGAACGACCAAGTTTTTGCAACCGTCAGTACCGGCCCTGTCGGCGAGGGCATGAGCAGATTCGTGGACTGGTTGCTCAATCATGCGCAACCAATTTTCCTAGTAATTGATTCTGCAATTAATGGGTTAGCCGGAGCCATCGAACAGATCCTCTCCGTACCAGCGCCCTGGCTGCTAGCTCCCCTTATCGCCATACTCGCAGCTTGGCGAGTGAGTTTTAGCTTCGCCATTCTCAGCCTTCTTGGTCTGAACCTCGTTTTGTTCATGGGGCTTTGGCCGCCAATGATCTCAACCCTGGCCCTAGTTATTGCAGCCTCATTACTGGCACTAATCATTGGCATCCCGATCGGCATTTTTTCTGCCCGTCGCCAACACATCTGGGCGATTACCCGCCCAGTATTGGATCTGATGCAAACCATGCCGGCATTCGTTTATCTCATTCCGGCAGTGATGTTTTTCGGCACAGGGCTTGTCCCATCCACTATCGCAACGCTGATCTTCTCGATGCCACCCGTAGTACGCCTGACGTACCTGGGCATACGACAAGTCCCTGTTGATCTAATCGAAGCCGGGCGCGCCTTCGGTTGCTCAGAACGACAATTGCTCTGGAAAGTGCAACTTCCAAACGCCTTACCAACCTTGATGGCTGGTGTTAATCAAACCATCATGCTCGCGCTATCGATGGTTGTGATCGCATCAATGATTGGTGGGGGCGGCCTAGGTGATGTGGTGCTCAGAGGCATCCAACAACTTGATGTAGGCCTTGGCTTCGAGGGAGGGCTCGCCGTGGTAATTCTGGCTGTAATCCTGGATCGACTCACACAAAGCCTGGCTGCCTCAAACTTTTCGAGAAAGTCATTGCCGCAGCGCTTTAAAGCCTTTATTAACCTCTGGACTTCCTCATGAAAATGTCTAACAAGTTGCGAAATCTAAGCCTTGTTATCGCTGGAGTGCTGATGACTGGGTTGTCGGGATGTTCGAATGCCAAACCAGATCAATTGCGCATCGGCTGGACTGCCTGGGCTGATGCTGACGTAGTAAGCCTGATGGCTGAAAAACTAATCGAAAGCCACTATGAGCAGCCTGTCGAACGAGTTATGGCAGATATCGGTATTCAGTACGACTCTGTTGCTCGCGGAAAGCTCGATCTGATGTTAATGGCATGGCTGCCAAAAACACACGATAAATACTGGCAAAAAGTAAGCGATCGAGTTGTAGATCTTGGCACGATGTACTCAGGTCGCATTGGCTGGGTAGTCCCTGACTATGTGCCAAAACAACGGATTGGCTCCATTGGCGATCTGAGCGACCCGAAAATTGCTAACGACTTCAACAACACAGTTCAAGGGATAGACCCGGGATCAGGGCTGATGCAGGCATCTGAGCAAGCGCTAACTGCTTATGACCTATCGGATCTGAAACTGATTTCAGCTAGTGGTGCTGCAATGACAGCCGTTCTCGATCGGGCTATCAATGACGATCGATGGGTCGTGGTAACTGGTTGGACCCCTCACTGGATGTTTGCCCGCTATAAACTCCGCTTTTTGAAGGATCCCAAGAGTGTCTTTGGTGGCCAAGAAGGCATCCATGCCATTGCACGCCTAGGGCTGGACAAAGACCATCCCAAAGTGGTCGCCTTTTTCACCCGCTT from Prochlorococcus marinus str. MIT 9313 includes these protein-coding regions:
- a CDS encoding class I SAM-dependent methyltransferase; protein product: MTLTQHSQKPCQDDLQNFGDKPEQVRDTDHYQQEYVEDFTDRWDRLIDWKARSEAEGDFYIRILREHGARSVLDVATGTGFHSVSLLKEGFDVISADGSPNMLARAFQNARDHGQLLRTAQADWRFLNRDIHGEFDAVICLGNSFTHLFREHDRRKALAEYYAVLKHNGILILDHRNYDRLLDQGVAIRSGKGNVYCGKDVNVSPEHVDEGLARLQYSFSDGSTYHLNMFPLRQSYVNRLMTEVGFQKITSFGDYLPGHQDPDFYVHVAEKEYKADIKQN
- a CDS encoding quaternary amine ABC transporter ATP-binding protein, with amino-acid sequence MSDMTPRISIDQVWKVFGEHPERAFDDHCQSMDAEQLHNQTGLKAAVRDVTLSISSGEIFVVMGLSGSGKSTLLRMINGLILPTGGQVSVDGKPITQLAAAELQKLRSNKMAMVFQSFALFPQRTALENAAFGLEVAGVPRQKRLEKAREALERVGLGKDLDRLPQQLSGGMQQRVGLARALALDPPILLMDEAFSALDPLIRREMQEQLLELQAESPRTIVFISHDLDEAVRLGDRIALMKEGKVLQCGTPRELLCKPANEQVRHFFQDVDAASVITVDTVAESPARLINQSDLRQLQIEGVTAIEAPTYIVDDRKIFKGVLQKNGKIIPAETGPALIAETTIRDAMKSVANAPYPVPVIGSDQRLIGVMSPRRLLRSMILR
- a CDS encoding ABC transporter permease, with protein sequence MMDVNDQVFATVSTGPVGEGMSRFVDWLLNHAQPIFLVIDSAINGLAGAIEQILSVPAPWLLAPLIAILAAWRVSFSFAILSLLGLNLVLFMGLWPPMISTLALVIAASLLALIIGIPIGIFSARRQHIWAITRPVLDLMQTMPAFVYLIPAVMFFGTGLVPSTIATLIFSMPPVVRLTYLGIRQVPVDLIEAGRAFGCSERQLLWKVQLPNALPTLMAGVNQTIMLALSMVVIASMIGGGGLGDVVLRGIQQLDVGLGFEGGLAVVILAVILDRLTQSLAASNFSRKSLPQRFKAFINLWTSS
- a CDS encoding glycine betaine ABC transporter substrate-binding protein, whose product is MKMSNKLRNLSLVIAGVLMTGLSGCSNAKPDQLRIGWTAWADADVVSLMAEKLIESHYEQPVERVMADIGIQYDSVARGKLDLMLMAWLPKTHDKYWQKVSDRVVDLGTMYSGRIGWVVPDYVPKQRIGSIGDLSDPKIANDFNNTVQGIDPGSGLMQASEQALTAYDLSDLKLISASGAAMTAVLDRAINDDRWVVVTGWTPHWMFARYKLRFLKDPKSVFGGQEGIHAIARLGLDKDHPKVVAFFTRFKLSDGQLDTMLLDAQNTSTEEAVNNYIANNRNQIDYWMNGTMQEPKDREAKP